Proteins encoded in a region of the Leptospira montravelensis genome:
- the trpB gene encoding tryptophan synthase subunit beta, with the protein MGKNLPGYFGEFGGRYSPEILTEALDELESTYQKLKKSKKFKKELEYYLKNYVGRPSPLTYAERLTKLWGGARIWLKREDLNHTGAHKINNAIGQALIARFMGKKRIIAETGAGQHGLATATVGAMFGMETIVYMGAVDVERQNLNAKKIEMLGAKILPVTAGEATLKEATSEAMRDWALNVSTTHYIVGSAIGPHPFPTIVRDFQSFIGTEARAEFKKRNKKLPNAIVACVGGGSNSIGMFHAFLKDKQVAIYGAEAGGLGPKPGEHSATLTYGKTGFLHGTKTLIIQDEFGQIVPAHSVSAGLDYPGVGPEHAHLSQIGRVDYRMVTDEQALDSFLEVTRVEGIIPALETAHAFHVARDVAKDLGKKKDLIICLSGRGDKDVTEVLRLLGERK; encoded by the coding sequence ATGGGCAAAAACCTACCTGGATATTTTGGTGAATTCGGCGGCCGTTACTCTCCGGAGATTCTAACGGAAGCATTAGACGAACTTGAATCCACCTATCAAAAGTTAAAGAAAAGTAAAAAGTTCAAAAAAGAACTCGAATACTATTTAAAGAACTACGTCGGAAGACCTAGTCCTCTGACTTATGCAGAACGTCTCACCAAACTTTGGGGAGGTGCTCGTATCTGGCTCAAACGCGAAGATTTAAATCATACTGGTGCACATAAAATTAATAATGCCATAGGACAGGCGCTTATCGCTCGTTTTATGGGGAAAAAAAGAATCATTGCTGAAACGGGAGCAGGACAACATGGCCTTGCGACTGCTACTGTGGGTGCAATGTTTGGAATGGAAACCATCGTTTACATGGGTGCAGTCGATGTGGAAAGACAAAATCTCAATGCTAAAAAGATTGAGATGTTAGGTGCTAAAATTCTCCCTGTCACTGCGGGTGAAGCAACTCTTAAAGAAGCTACCAGTGAAGCTATGAGGGACTGGGCCCTTAATGTATCCACAACTCATTACATTGTAGGATCCGCAATTGGACCACATCCTTTCCCAACCATTGTTCGTGACTTCCAATCTTTTATTGGAACTGAGGCAAGAGCAGAGTTTAAAAAACGAAATAAAAAACTTCCTAATGCCATCGTTGCTTGTGTGGGTGGAGGATCAAATTCCATAGGAATGTTCCATGCCTTTCTAAAAGACAAACAGGTTGCCATTTATGGTGCGGAAGCTGGTGGACTTGGTCCAAAACCAGGCGAACATTCAGCAACTCTCACCTATGGGAAAACTGGATTTTTACATGGTACAAAAACCTTAATCATCCAAGATGAGTTTGGTCAAATTGTACCAGCACATTCTGTTTCAGCAGGACTTGATTATCCGGGAGTTGGACCAGAACACGCACACTTGTCCCAAATAGGAAGAGTGGATTACCGAATGGTAACAGACGAACAAGCATTAGATTCCTTTTTAGAAGTCACCCGCGTGGAAGGAATCATTCCTGCGCTCGAGACGGCTCATGCATTTCATGTGGCGCGGGATGTGGCAAAGGATCTAGGAAAGAAAAAGGATCTCATCATTTGTCTTTCGGGTCGTGGTGATAAAGATGTAACGGAAGTTTTGCGGCTATTAGGTGAAAGAAAGTAA